A portion of the Pseudomonas synxantha BG33R genome contains these proteins:
- the rpoC gene encoding DNA-directed RNA polymerase subunit beta' has protein sequence MKDLLNLLKNQGQVEEFDAIRIGLASPEMIRSWSFGEVKKPETINYRTFKPERDGLFCAKIFGPVKDYECLCGKYKRLKHRGVICEKCGVEVALAKVRRERMAHIELASPVAHIWFLKSLPSRIGLLMDMTLRDIERVLYFESYVVIDPGMTTLEKGQLLNDEQYFEALEEFGDDFDARMGAEAVRELLHAIDLEHEIGRLREEIPQTNSETKIKKLSKRLKLMEAFQGSGNLPEWMVLTVLPVLPPDLRPLVPLDGGRFATSDLNDLYRRVINRNNRLKRLLDLSAPDIIVRNEKRMLQEAVDALLDNGRRGRAITGSNKRPLKSLADMIKGKQGRFRQNLLGKRVDYSGRSVITVGPTLRLHQCGLPKKMALELFKPFIFGKLEMRGLATTIKAAKKMVERELPEVWDVLAEVIREHPVLLNRAPTLHRLGIQAFEPVLIEGKAIQLHPLVCAAYNADFDGDQMAVHVPLTLEAQLEARALMMSTNNILSPANGEPIIVPSQDVVLGLYYMTREAINAKGEGRVFADLQEVDRVFRAGEAALHAKVKVRINETVNDRDGGSVSNTRIVDTTVGRALLYQVVPKGLSYDVVNLPMKKKAISKLINQCYRVVGLKETVIFADQLMYTGFAYSTISGVSIGVNDFVIPDEKARIISAATDEVKEIESQYASGLVTQGEKYNKVIDLWSKANDEVSKAMMANLSKEKVIDRHGDEVDQESFNSMYMMADSGARGSAAQIRQLAGMRGLMAKPDGSIIETPITANFREGLSVLQYFISTHGARKGLADTALKTANSGYLTRRLVDVAQDLVVTEIDCGTEHGLLMTPHIEGGDVVEPLGERVLGRVIARDVFKPGTEEVIVPAGTLVDEKWVEFIELNSIDEVIVRSPISCETRYGICAKCYGRDLARGHQVNIGEAVGVIAAQSIGEPGTQLTMRTFHIGGAASRTSAADSVQVKNGGTVRLHNLKHVERVDGHLVAVSRSGELAIADDYGRERERYKLPYGAVISVKEGDKVDAGAIVAKWDPHTHPIVTEMKGTVTYVGMEEGITIKRQTDELTGMTNIEVLDAKDRPAAGKDIRPAVKMVDDNGKDLLLPGTDVIAQYFLPANALVGVADGAKIAIGDVIARIPQETSKTRDITGGLPRVADLFEARRPKEASILAEVSGTIAFGKETKGKRRLVITPNDGSDPYEELIPKWRHLNVFEGEQVNRGEVISDGPSDPHDILRLLGVSALAKYIVNEIQDVYRLQGVKINDKHIETILRQMLRKVEIAESGDSSFIKGDQMELTHVLVENERLANEEKFVSKFTRVLLGITKASLSTESFISAASFQETTRVLTEAAVTGKRDYLRGLKENVVVGRLIPAGTGLAYHSERKRRRDADKPLRVSASEVEAALTEALNSSGN, from the coding sequence TTGAAAGACCTACTGAATTTGCTGAAAAACCAGGGTCAAGTCGAAGAGTTCGACGCCATCCGTATTGGATTGGCATCGCCTGAGATGATCCGTTCGTGGTCGTTCGGTGAAGTTAAAAAGCCGGAAACCATCAACTACCGTACGTTCAAACCTGAGCGTGACGGCCTGTTCTGCGCCAAGATCTTTGGCCCGGTAAAGGATTACGAGTGCCTGTGCGGTAAGTACAAGCGCTTGAAGCACCGTGGTGTGATCTGCGAGAAGTGCGGCGTTGAAGTCGCACTGGCCAAGGTTCGTCGTGAGCGTATGGCGCACATCGAACTGGCTTCGCCAGTCGCCCACATCTGGTTCCTGAAATCCCTGCCGTCCCGTATCGGCTTGCTGATGGACATGACTCTGCGTGATATCGAACGCGTTCTCTACTTCGAGAGCTATGTCGTTATCGATCCAGGCATGACCACCCTTGAAAAAGGTCAGCTGCTGAACGACGAGCAGTACTTCGAAGCGCTGGAAGAATTCGGTGACGATTTCGATGCCCGCATGGGTGCCGAAGCTGTCCGCGAACTGCTGCACGCTATCGACCTGGAACACGAGATTGGCCGCCTGCGTGAAGAAATTCCGCAAACCAACTCCGAAACCAAGATCAAGAAACTGTCCAAGCGTCTGAAGTTGATGGAAGCCTTCCAGGGTTCCGGCAACTTGCCAGAGTGGATGGTGCTGACCGTTCTGCCGGTTCTGCCGCCAGACCTGCGTCCGCTGGTACCGTTGGACGGTGGTCGTTTCGCGACGTCCGACCTCAACGACCTGTATCGCCGCGTGATCAACCGTAACAACCGCTTGAAGCGCCTGCTTGACCTGTCCGCTCCGGACATCATCGTGCGCAACGAAAAGCGTATGTTGCAGGAAGCTGTCGATGCCTTGCTCGACAACGGTCGTCGTGGCCGCGCTATCACCGGTTCCAACAAGCGTCCTCTGAAATCCCTGGCTGACATGATCAAGGGTAAGCAAGGTCGTTTCCGTCAGAACTTGCTCGGTAAGCGTGTTGACTACTCCGGTCGTTCGGTAATTACCGTAGGCCCGACCCTGCGTCTGCACCAGTGCGGTCTGCCCAAGAAGATGGCACTCGAGCTGTTCAAGCCATTCATCTTCGGCAAGCTGGAAATGCGCGGTCTCGCGACCACCATCAAAGCGGCCAAGAAAATGGTCGAGCGCGAACTGCCAGAGGTTTGGGACGTTCTCGCCGAGGTGATCCGCGAACACCCGGTTCTCCTCAACCGTGCACCGACCCTTCACCGTCTGGGTATCCAGGCGTTTGAACCAGTACTGATCGAAGGTAAGGCTATTCAGCTGCACCCTCTGGTCTGTGCCGCGTACAACGCCGACTTCGACGGCGACCAAATGGCCGTGCACGTACCGCTGACACTGGAAGCCCAGTTGGAAGCGCGCGCGTTGATGATGTCGACCAACAACATTCTGTCGCCAGCCAACGGTGAGCCAATCATCGTTCCGTCGCAGGACGTTGTATTGGGTCTGTACTACATGACCCGTGAAGCGATCAATGCCAAGGGCGAAGGTCGTGTGTTCGCTGACCTGCAGGAAGTTGACCGTGTGTTCCGTGCCGGCGAAGCCGCACTGCACGCCAAGGTCAAAGTGCGGATCAACGAAACCGTCAATGATCGTGACGGCGGCAGCGTGAGCAACACCCGTATCGTCGACACCACTGTCGGCCGCGCGCTGTTGTACCAGGTTGTGCCAAAAGGTCTGTCGTACGATGTCGTCAACCTGCCGATGAAGAAGAAGGCGATCTCCAAGCTGATCAACCAGTGCTACCGCGTGGTTGGTTTGAAAGAGACCGTTATCTTCGCTGACCAGTTGATGTACACAGGTTTCGCTTACTCCACTATCTCCGGCGTTTCCATCGGTGTTAACGACTTCGTTATCCCGGATGAAAAAGCTCGCATCATCAGTGCCGCCACTGACGAAGTGAAAGAGATCGAGAGCCAGTACGCCTCCGGCCTGGTAACCCAGGGCGAGAAGTACAACAAGGTGATCGACCTTTGGTCCAAGGCGAACGACGAAGTTTCCAAGGCGATGATGGCCAACCTCTCGAAAGAGAAAGTCATCGACCGTCACGGCGACGAAGTTGACCAGGAATCCTTCAACTCGATGTACATGATGGCCGACTCGGGCGCACGGGGTTCTGCTGCGCAGATCCGTCAGCTCGCCGGTATGCGTGGCCTGATGGCCAAGCCGGATGGCTCCATCATCGAAACGCCGATCACTGCGAACTTCCGTGAAGGTTTGAGCGTACTTCAGTACTTCATCTCCACTCACGGTGCTCGTAAGGGTCTTGCGGATACCGCGTTGAAAACCGCTAACTCCGGTTACCTGACTCGCCGTCTGGTAGACGTTGCACAAGATCTGGTTGTAACCGAGATCGATTGCGGCACCGAGCACGGCCTGCTGATGACTCCGCACATTGAAGGCGGTGACGTTGTAGAGCCGCTGGGTGAGCGCGTATTGGGTCGTGTGATAGCCCGTGACGTGTTCAAGCCAGGTACCGAGGAAGTTATCGTTCCTGCTGGCACCCTGGTTGACGAAAAGTGGGTCGAGTTCATCGAACTCAACAGCATCGACGAAGTGATCGTTCGCTCGCCGATCAGCTGCGAAACCCGCTATGGCATTTGCGCCAAGTGCTACGGCCGTGACTTGGCTCGTGGTCACCAGGTAAACATCGGTGAAGCGGTCGGCGTTATCGCTGCCCAGTCCATCGGTGAGCCGGGTACCCAGCTGACCATGCGTACGTTCCACATCGGTGGTGCGGCAAGCCGGACCTCCGCAGCCGACAGTGTTCAGGTGAAGAATGGCGGTACCGTCCGCCTGCACAACCTCAAGCACGTTGAGCGAGTGGATGGCCACCTGGTTGCTGTGTCCCGTTCCGGTGAGCTGGCAATCGCTGATGACTACGGTCGTGAGCGCGAGCGTTACAAGCTGCCGTACGGTGCTGTGATTTCGGTTAAAGAAGGTGACAAGGTCGACGCTGGCGCAATCGTGGCCAAGTGGGATCCGCACACTCACCCAATCGTTACCGAAATGAAAGGTACCGTGACCTACGTGGGCATGGAAGAAGGCATCACGATCAAGCGTCAGACTGACGAATTGACCGGTATGACCAACATTGAAGTACTCGACGCCAAAGATCGTCCAGCTGCCGGTAAAGACATCCGTCCTGCCGTGAAGATGGTTGATGACAACGGCAAGGATCTGTTGCTGCCAGGCACTGACGTAATCGCTCAGTACTTCCTGCCAGCCAACGCCCTGGTCGGTGTAGCGGATGGTGCGAAGATCGCGATCGGTGATGTTATCGCGCGTATCCCGCAAGAAACTTCGAAGACCCGTGACATCACCGGTGGTCTGCCGCGTGTTGCCGACTTGTTCGAAGCTCGTCGTCCGAAAGAAGCGTCGATTCTGGCTGAAGTCAGCGGCACCATCGCGTTCGGTAAAGAAACCAAAGGCAAGCGCCGTCTGGTCATTACTCCGAACGACGGTAGCGATCCGTATGAAGAGCTGATTCCGAAGTGGCGTCACCTGAACGTGTTCGAAGGCGAACAGGTAAACCGCGGCGAAGTTATCTCCGACGGCCCGAGCGATCCACACGACATCCTGCGTCTGCTGGGTGTGAGTGCGCTGGCCAAGTACATCGTTAACGAGATCCAGGACGTTTACCGTCTGCAAGGCGTGAAGATCAACGACAAGCACATCGAGACCATCCTGCGTCAGATGCTGCGTAAAGTTGAAATCGCTGAATCCGGCGATTCCAGTTTCATCAAGGGCGACCAGATGGAACTGACTCACGTACTGGTAGAAAACGAGCGCCTGGCGAACGAAGAGAAATTCGTTTCCAAGTTCACTCGCGTGCTGCTGGGTATCACCAAGGCGTCGTTGTCCACTGAGTCGTTCATCTCGGCGGCCTCCTTCCAGGAGACCACTCGCGTACTGACCGAAGCAGCGGTAACTGGCAAGCGCGATTACCTGCGCGGCCTGAAAGAAAACGTGGTCGTGGGTCGTCTGATCCCGGCGGGTACCGGTTTGGCTTACCACAGCGAGCGTAAGCGTCGCCGTGATGCTGACAAGCCGCTGCGCGTGAGCGCCAGTGAAGTGGAAGCTGCACTGACCGAAGCACTGAACTCAAGCGGTAACTGA
- the rpoB gene encoding DNA-directed RNA polymerase subunit beta, whose protein sequence is MAYSYTEKKRIRKDFSKLPDVMDVPYLLAIQLDSYREFLQAGATKDQFRDVGLHAAFKSVFPIISYSGNAALEYVGYRLGEPAFDVKECVLRGVTYAVPLRVKVRLIIFDKESSNKAIKDIKEQEVYMGEIPLMTENGTFVINGTERVIVSQLHRSPGVFFDHDRGKTHSSGKLLYSARIIPYRGSWLDFEFDPKDCVFVRIDRRRKLPASVLLRALGYTTEQVLDAFYTTNVFSLKDETLKLELIASRLRGEIAVLDIQDEKGKVIVEAGRRITARHINQIEKAGIKELEVPLDYVLGRTTAKVIVHPATGEILAECNTELNTEILAKIAKAQVVRIETLYTNDIDCGPFISDTLKIDSTSNQLEALVEIYRMMRPGEPPTKDAAETLFNNLFFSPERYDLSAVGRMKFNRRIGRTEIEGSGVLCKEDIVAVLKTLVDIRNGKGIVDDIDHLGNRRVRCVGEMAENQFRVGLVRVERAVKERLSMAESEGLMPQDLINAKPVAAAVKEFFGSSQLSQFMDQNNPLSEITLKRRVSALGPGGLTRERAGFEVRDVHPTHYGRVCPIETPEGPNIGLINSLAAYARTNQYGFLESPYRVVKDALVTDEIVFLSAIEEADHVIAQASATMNDKKVLIDELVAVRHLNEFTVKAPEDVTLMDVSPKQVVSVAASLIPFLEHDDANRALMGSNMQRQAVPTLRADKPLVGTGMERNVARDSGVCVVARRGGVIDSVDASRIVVRVADDEVETGEAGVDIYNLTKYTRSNQNTCINQRPLVSKGDRVQRSDIMADGPSTDMGELALGQNMRIAFMAWNGFNFEDSICLSERVVQEDRFTTIHIQELTCVARDTKLGPEEITADIPNVGEAALNKLDEAGIVYVGAEVGAGDILVGKVTPKGETQLTPEEKLLRAIFGEKASDVKDTSLRVPTGTKGTVIDVQVFTRDGVERDARALSIEKTQLDEIRKDLNEEFRIVEGATFERLRSALVGHKAEGGAGLKKGQDITDEVLDGLEHGQWFKLRMAEDALNEQLEKAQAYIVDRRRLLDDKFEDKKRKLQQGDDLAPGVLKIVKVYLAIRRRIQPGDKMAGRHGNKGVVSVIMPVEDMPHDANGTPVDVVLNPLGVPSRMNVGQILETHLGLAAKGLGEKINRMIEEQRKVADLRKFLHEIYNEIGGRNEELDTFSDQEILDLAKNLRGGVPMATPVFDGAKESEIKAMLKLADLPESGQMQLFDGRTGNKFERPVTVGYMYMLKLNHLVDDKMHARSTGSYSLVTQQPLGGKAQFGGQRFGEMEVWALEAYGAAYTLQEMLTVKSDDVNGRTKMYKNIVDGDHRMEPGMPESFNVLIKEIRSLGIDIDLETE, encoded by the coding sequence ATGGCTTACTCATATACTGAGAAAAAACGTATCCGCAAGGACTTTAGCAAGTTGCCGGACGTCATGGATGTCCCGTACCTTCTGGCTATCCAGCTGGATTCGTATCGTGAATTCTTGCAGGCGGGAGCGACCAAAGATCAGTTCCGCGACGTGGGCCTGCATGCGGCCTTCAAATCCGTTTTCCCGATCATCAGCTACTCCGGCAATGCTGCGCTGGAGTACGTCGGTTATCGCCTGGGCGAACCGGCATTTGATGTCAAAGAATGCGTGTTGCGTGGCGTTACGTACGCCGTACCGTTGCGGGTAAAAGTCCGTCTGATCATTTTCGACAAAGAATCGTCGAACAAAGCGATCAAGGACATCAAAGAGCAAGAAGTCTACATGGGCGAAATCCCATTGATGACTGAAAACGGTACCTTCGTTATCAACGGTACCGAGCGTGTAATCGTTTCCCAGCTGCACCGTTCCCCGGGCGTGTTCTTCGACCACGACCGCGGCAAGACGCACAGCTCCGGCAAACTCCTGTACTCCGCGCGGATCATTCCGTACCGCGGTTCGTGGTTGGACTTCGAGTTCGACCCGAAAGACTGCGTATTCGTGCGTATCGACCGTCGTCGCAAGCTGCCGGCCTCGGTACTGCTGCGCGCGCTCGGCTATACCACTGAGCAAGTGCTGGACGCGTTCTATACCACCAACGTATTCAGCCTGAAGGATGAAACCCTCAAGCTGGAGCTGATCGCTTCGCGTCTGCGTGGTGAAATTGCCGTCCTGGACATCCAGGATGAGAAGGGCAAGGTCATCGTTGAGGCTGGCCGTCGTATCACTGCGCGCCACATCAACCAGATCGAAAAGGCCGGTATCAAAGAGCTGGAAGTGCCTCTGGACTACGTTCTGGGTCGCACGACCGCCAAGGTCATCGTTCACCCGGCTACAGGCGAAATCCTGGCTGAGTGCAATACCGAGCTGAACACCGAGATCCTGGCGAAAATCGCCAAGGCCCAGGTTGTTCGCATCGAGACCCTGTACACCAACGATATCGACTGCGGTCCGTTCATCTCCGACACTCTGAAGATCGACTCCACCAGCAACCAATTGGAAGCGCTGGTCGAGATCTATCGCATGATGCGTCCTGGCGAGCCACCAACCAAAGACGCTGCCGAAACCCTGTTCAACAACCTGTTCTTCAGCCCTGAGCGCTATGACCTGTCTGCGGTCGGCCGGATGAAGTTCAACCGTCGTATCGGTCGTACCGAGATCGAAGGTTCGGGCGTGCTGTGCAAGGAAGACATCGTCGCGGTACTGAAGACGCTGGTCGACATCCGTAACGGCAAAGGCATCGTCGATGACATCGACCACCTGGGTAACCGTCGTGTTCGCTGCGTAGGCGAAATGGCCGAGAACCAGTTCCGCGTTGGCCTGGTGCGTGTTGAGCGCGCGGTCAAAGAGCGTCTGTCGATGGCTGAAAGCGAAGGCCTGATGCCGCAAGACCTGATCAACGCCAAGCCAGTGGCCGCGGCAGTGAAAGAGTTCTTCGGTTCCAGCCAGCTTTCCCAGTTCATGGACCAGAACAACCCGCTGTCCGAGATCACCCTCAAGCGCCGTGTATCCGCACTGGGCCCGGGCGGTCTGACCCGTGAGCGTGCTGGCTTCGAAGTTCGTGACGTACACCCGACGCACTACGGTCGTGTTTGCCCGATCGAAACGCCGGAAGGTCCGAACATCGGTCTGATCAACTCCCTGGCCGCTTATGCGCGTACCAACCAGTATGGCTTCCTCGAGAGCCCGTACCGTGTGGTGAAAGACGCTCTGGTCACCGACGAGATCGTGTTCCTGTCCGCCATCGAAGAAGCTGATCACGTGATCGCTCAGGCTTCGGCCACGATGAACGACAAGAAAGTCCTGATCGACGAGCTGGTAGCTGTTCGTCACTTGAACGAGTTCACCGTCAAGGCGCCGGAAGACGTCACCTTGATGGACGTTTCTCCGAAGCAGGTAGTTTCGGTTGCTGCGTCGCTGATCCCGTTCCTGGAGCACGATGACGCCAACCGTGCGTTGATGGGTTCCAACATGCAGCGTCAAGCTGTACCGACCCTGCGTGCTGACAAGCCGCTGGTAGGTACCGGCATGGAGCGGAACGTAGCCCGTGACTCCGGCGTTTGCGTCGTGGCTCGTCGTGGCGGCGTTATCGACTCCGTTGATGCCAGCCGTATCGTGGTTCGTGTTGCCGATGACGAAGTTGAAACTGGCGAAGCCGGTGTCGACATCTACAACCTGACCAAATACACCCGCTCGAACCAGAACACCTGCATCAACCAGCGTCCGCTGGTGAGCAAGGGTGATCGCGTTCAGCGTAGCGACATCATGGCCGATGGCCCGTCCACCGACATGGGTGAACTGGCTCTGGGTCAGAACATGCGCATCGCGTTCATGGCATGGAACGGCTTCAACTTCGAAGACTCCATCTGCCTGTCCGAGCGTGTGGTTCAAGAAGACCGCTTCACCACGATCCACATTCAGGAACTGACCTGTGTGGCACGTGACACCAAGCTTGGTCCTGAGGAAATCACTGCAGACATCCCGAACGTGGGTGAAGCTGCACTGAACAAGCTGGACGAAGCCGGTATCGTTTACGTAGGTGCTGAAGTTGGCGCAGGCGACATCCTGGTGGGTAAGGTCACTCCGAAAGGCGAGACCCAACTGACTCCGGAAGAGAAGCTGCTGCGTGCCATCTTCGGTGAAAAAGCCAGCGACGTTAAAGACACCTCCCTGCGTGTACCTACCGGTACCAAGGGTACTGTCATCGACGTACAAGTCTTCACCCGTGACGGCGTTGAGCGTGATGCTCGTGCACTGTCCATCGAGAAGACCCAGCTCGACGAGATCCGCAAGGATCTGAACGAAGAGTTCCGTATCGTTGAAGGCGCGACCTTCGAACGCCTGCGCTCCGCTCTGGTAGGCCACAAGGCCGAAGGCGGCGCAGGTCTGAAGAAAGGTCAGGACATCACCGACGAAGTTCTCGACGGTCTTGAGCACGGCCAGTGGTTCAAACTGCGCATGGCTGAAGACGCTCTGAACGAGCAGCTCGAGAAGGCCCAGGCCTACATCGTTGATCGCCGCCGTCTGCTGGACGACAAGTTCGAAGACAAGAAGCGCAAACTGCAGCAGGGCGATGACCTGGCTCCAGGCGTGCTGAAAATCGTCAAGGTTTACCTGGCAATCCGTCGCCGCATCCAGCCGGGCGACAAGATGGCCGGTCGTCACGGTAACAAAGGTGTGGTCTCCGTGATCATGCCGGTTGAAGACATGCCGCACGATGCCAATGGCACCCCGGTCGACGTCGTCCTCAACCCGTTGGGCGTACCTTCGCGTATGAACGTTGGTCAGATCCTTGAAACCCACCTGGGCCTCGCGGCCAAAGGTCTGGGCGAGAAGATCAACCGTATGATCGAAGAGCAGCGCAAGGTCGCAGACCTGCGCAAGTTCCTGCACGAGATCTACAACGAGATCGGCGGTCGCAACGAAGAGCTGGATACCTTCTCCGACCAGGAAATCCTGGATCTGGCGAAGAACCTGCGCGGCGGCGTTCCAATGGCTACCCCGGTGTTCGACGGTGCCAAGGAAAGCGAAATCAAGGCCATGCTGAAACTGGCAGACCTGCCGGAAAGCGGCCAGATGCAGCTGTTCGACGGTCGTACCGGCAACAAGTTCGAGCGCCCGGTTACTGTTGGCTACATGTACATGCTGAAGCTGAACCACTTGGTAGACGACAAGATGCACGCTCGTTCTACTGGTTCGTACAGCCTGGTTACCCAGCAGCCGCTGGGTGGTAAGGCTCAGTTCGGTGGTCAGCGTTTCGGGGAGATGGAGGTCTGGGCACTGGAAGCATACGGTGCTGCATACACTCTGCAAGAAATGCTCACAGTGAAGTCGGACGATGTGAACGGTCGTACCAAGATGTACAAAAACATCGTGGACGGCGATCACCGTATGGAGCCGGGCATGCCCGAGTCCTTCAACGTGTTGATCAAAGAAATTCGTTCCCTCGGCATCGATATCGATCTGGAAACCGAATAA
- the rplL gene encoding 50S ribosomal protein L7/L12, translated as MSISQDDILNAVAEMSVLQVVELIKAFEEKFGVSAAAASAGPAAAAAVVEEQTEFNVMLTEAGEKKVNVIKAVRELTGLGLKEAKAVVDGAPAMVLEAVAKDAADKAKATLEEAGAKVELK; from the coding sequence ATGTCTATCTCCCAAGACGATATCCTCAACGCCGTAGCTGAAATGTCGGTTCTGCAGGTTGTTGAGCTGATCAAAGCTTTCGAAGAAAAATTCGGCGTTTCCGCTGCCGCTGCTTCCGCTGGCCCAGCTGCTGCTGCTGCCGTTGTTGAAGAGCAAACCGAATTCAACGTCATGCTGACCGAAGCTGGCGAGAAGAAAGTAAACGTGATCAAGGCAGTACGTGAACTGACCGGTCTGGGCCTGAAAGAAGCCAAGGCTGTAGTTGACGGCGCTCCTGCCATGGTTCTGGAAGCTGTTGCCAAAGACGCAGCTGACAAAGCCAAAGCTACTCTGGAAGAAGCAGGCGCTAAAGTCGAGCTGAAGTAA
- the rplJ gene encoding 50S ribosomal protein L10, producing MAINLEDKKAIVAEVNEAAKAALSAVVADARGVTVGAMTGLRKEAREAGVYVRVVRNTLLKRAVADTEYSVLNDVFTGPTLIAFSKDHPGAAARLFKEFAKSQDKFEIKAAAFEGKFLAANQIDVLATLPTRDEAISQLMSVIQGATSKLARTLAAVREQKEAAAA from the coding sequence GTGGCAATTAATCTCGAAGACAAGAAGGCCATCGTCGCTGAAGTCAACGAGGCTGCCAAAGCTGCTCTGTCCGCTGTCGTGGCTGATGCCCGTGGTGTGACAGTAGGCGCTATGACCGGACTCCGTAAAGAGGCTCGTGAAGCTGGCGTATACGTACGTGTTGTACGTAACACCCTGCTCAAGCGCGCTGTTGCGGACACTGAATACAGTGTTCTCAACGACGTGTTCACTGGCCCGACTCTGATCGCGTTCTCCAAGGACCATCCAGGCGCTGCTGCCCGTTTGTTCAAAGAGTTCGCCAAGAGTCAGGATAAGTTCGAGATCAAGGCAGCTGCGTTCGAGGGCAAGTTCCTCGCAGCTAACCAAATCGACGTACTGGCAACACTGCCGACCCGCGACGAAGCCATTTCGCAGCTGATGAGCGTGATTCAAGGCGCTACCAGCAAGCTGGCTCGTACTCTGGCTGCAGTTCGCGAGCAAAAAGAAGCTGCCGCAGCCTAA
- the rplA gene encoding 50S ribosomal protein L1, with protein sequence MAKLTKRQKAIAGKIEAGKSYNFVDAAALLTELSTVKFSESVDVAVNLGVDPRKSDQVVRSATVLPHGTGKTVRVAVFTQGPAAEAALAAGADRVGMDDLAAEMKGGDLNYDVVIASPDAMRVVGQLGQILGPRGLMPNPKVGTVTPDVATAVKNAKAGQVRYRTDKNGIIHTSVGKVGFDAVKLKENVEALIADLKRIKPASSKGIYVKRVTLSTTMGPGLVIDQGSLDV encoded by the coding sequence ATGGCTAAGCTGACCAAGCGCCAAAAGGCTATCGCCGGCAAAATCGAAGCAGGCAAGTCCTACAACTTCGTAGACGCTGCTGCTCTGCTGACCGAGCTGTCGACTGTCAAGTTCAGCGAGTCTGTTGACGTTGCTGTGAACCTGGGTGTTGACCCGCGTAAATCCGACCAGGTCGTTCGTAGCGCTACTGTGCTGCCACACGGTACTGGCAAGACTGTACGTGTTGCTGTCTTCACTCAGGGCCCGGCGGCTGAAGCTGCTCTGGCTGCCGGCGCTGATCGCGTTGGTATGGACGACCTGGCTGCCGAAATGAAAGGCGGCGACCTGAACTATGACGTCGTTATTGCTTCCCCGGATGCAATGCGCGTTGTAGGTCAGTTGGGTCAGATCCTGGGTCCACGTGGCCTGATGCCTAACCCTAAAGTCGGCACCGTAACGCCAGACGTAGCTACCGCGGTTAAAAACGCCAAGGCTGGTCAGGTTCGTTATCGCACCGACAAAAACGGCATCATTCACACCTCCGTTGGCAAGGTCGGCTTCGACGCCGTCAAGCTGAAGGAAAACGTTGAAGCCCTGATCGCTGATCTGAAGCGTATCAAGCCAGCTTCCTCGAAAGGCATCTACGTCAAGCGCGTTACCCTGAGCACCACTATGGGCCCAGGTCTGGTCATCGACCAAGGCTCGCTGGACGTATAA
- the rplK gene encoding 50S ribosomal protein L11, whose translation MAKKITAYIKLQVKAAQANPSPPVGPALGQHGVNIMEFCKAFNARTQGLEPGLPTPVIITVYSDRSFTFETKSTPASVLLKKAAGLTSGSARPNTVKVGTVTRAQLEEIAKTKNADLTAADMDAAVRTIAGSARSMGLNVEGV comes from the coding sequence ATGGCCAAGAAGATTACCGCTTACATCAAGCTGCAAGTGAAGGCCGCTCAGGCCAACCCTAGCCCACCCGTCGGTCCAGCTCTGGGTCAGCACGGCGTGAACATCATGGAATTCTGCAAGGCCTTCAACGCCCGTACTCAGGGTCTTGAGCCAGGTCTGCCGACTCCAGTGATCATCACTGTATATAGCGACCGTAGCTTTACTTTCGAAACCAAGTCGACCCCGGCTTCGGTTTTGTTGAAGAAAGCTGCTGGTCTGACTAGCGGTTCCGCTCGTCCGAACACCGTTAAGGTTGGCACTGTAACTCGTGCTCAGCTGGAAGAAATCGCGAAAACCAAAAACGCGGATCTGACTGCAGCTGATATGGATGCAGCCGTGCGTACCATCGCCGGTTCTGCTCGTAGCATGGGCCTTAACGTGGAGGGTGTGTAA
- the nusG gene encoding transcription termination/antitermination protein NusG, which yields MAKRWYVVHAYSGYEKHVMRSLLERVKLAGMEDGFGEILVPTEEVVEMRNGQKRKSERKFFPGYVLVQMDMNEGTWHLVKDTPRVMGFIGGTADKPAPITDKEAEAILRRVADGSDKPKPKTLFEPGEVVRVTDGPFADFNGTVEEVNYEKSRIQVAVLIFGRSTPVELEFSQVEKV from the coding sequence GTGGCTAAGCGTTGGTACGTTGTGCATGCTTACTCGGGTTACGAGAAGCATGTTATGCGCTCTTTGCTGGAGCGCGTAAAGCTGGCAGGCATGGAAGATGGCTTCGGCGAAATTCTGGTTCCCACTGAAGAAGTGGTTGAAATGCGGAATGGCCAGAAGCGCAAGAGTGAGCGCAAGTTCTTCCCTGGCTACGTGCTGGTACAGATGGACATGAATGAAGGTACTTGGCACTTGGTCAAGGACACTCCTCGTGTCATGGGTTTCATTGGCGGTACTGCTGATAAGCCTGCTCCGATCACTGACAAGGAGGCAGAAGCAATTCTGCGTCGTGTTGCTGACGGTAGCGACAAACCCAAGCCGAAGACATTGTTCGAGCCGGGTGAGGTTGTTCGTGTTACAGATGGTCCGTTCGCTGATTTCAATGGCACCGTCGAAGAAGTTAACTACGAAAAGAGCCGGATCCAAGTGGCAGTGCTCATTTTCGGTCGCTCTACTCCGGTAGAGTTGGAGTTCAGCCAGGTCGAGAAGGTCTAG